A single genomic interval of Granulicella tundricola MP5ACTX9 harbors:
- a CDS encoding metallophosphoesterase family protein, whose protein sequence is MLNRRQFATLGTATAASLLTQRLWAQQARKDPNKFYFALVADSHIIDDFYVKGSENGVEDNESILLTTPRLVSARDLINSLNPAIEQVFLIGDYFHNYPSTDYDFYFKNTTRLDHAKTITDGFKMPVHLGFGNHDYDVHRVPREMSNRLFKAKFNAEPYSVLDYKGYKFIHLNNFLGSTQDNTAADFDPRRGSLGETQLHWFEAQLQQHKPTFVFIHYPLDLDQPTEFADYGLYPLLQKYKDTIQLVVSGHKHKWIDSAHTYGPQHYTMAATRYDPNAYMLMEVDTKANTWRFMNESLVEWSTHYAKPYRA, encoded by the coding sequence ATGCTCAACCGCCGCCAGTTCGCCACGCTCGGAACCGCCACCGCAGCCTCGCTCCTCACGCAGCGCCTGTGGGCGCAGCAGGCTCGCAAAGACCCCAACAAGTTTTACTTCGCTCTTGTCGCGGACAGCCATATCATCGACGACTTCTATGTGAAGGGTTCTGAGAACGGAGTGGAAGACAACGAGAGCATCCTCCTCACCACTCCGCGCCTTGTCTCCGCTCGCGATCTCATCAACTCGCTCAATCCCGCCATCGAGCAGGTCTTCCTCATCGGCGACTACTTCCATAACTACCCTTCCACCGACTACGACTTCTACTTCAAGAACACCACCCGCCTGGACCACGCCAAGACCATCACTGACGGCTTCAAGATGCCCGTCCACCTTGGCTTCGGCAACCATGACTATGATGTACACCGCGTCCCACGGGAGATGAGCAATCGCCTCTTCAAGGCCAAGTTCAACGCCGAGCCCTATTCAGTTCTGGACTATAAAGGTTACAAATTCATCCACCTGAATAACTTCCTGGGAAGCACGCAGGACAACACCGCCGCTGACTTCGATCCGCGCCGCGGCTCGCTTGGTGAGACCCAGCTTCACTGGTTTGAGGCTCAGCTTCAGCAGCATAAGCCGACCTTCGTCTTCATTCACTATCCGCTGGACCTCGATCAGCCGACCGAGTTTGCGGACTATGGACTCTATCCCCTATTGCAGAAGTACAAGGATACGATTCAGCTTGTTGTCTCCGGCCACAAACATAAGTGGATTGACAGTGCCCATACCTATGGCCCGCAGCACTACACCATGGCTGCCACCCGTTATGACCCCAACGCATACATGCTCATGGAAGTGGACACCAAGGCCAACACCTGGCGCTTCATGAACGAGTCACTCGTAGAGTGGTCCACACACTATGCAAAGCCTTATCGCGCCTGA
- a CDS encoding TetR/AcrR family transcriptional regulator — MPNSTADKILDTAHALIADRGYAAFSYADISSEVKVSKATIHHHFPSKEILVVSVLRQHRHRLGEGIASLNDAVANPLERLKAYMSHWESCIEKKTEPFCIAALLGAELPSLPSEVAAEVRLHFVDLHRWLQQTLEAGAKQKSIHLTQTASDEAEFMMATVHGAMISARAYQSPKVFAQIVNATLQRLS; from the coding sequence ATGCCAAACTCCACCGCAGATAAAATCCTCGACACCGCTCACGCCCTCATCGCGGACCGAGGCTACGCGGCCTTCAGCTACGCCGACATCTCCAGTGAGGTCAAGGTGAGCAAAGCCACAATCCACCATCACTTCCCCTCAAAGGAGATCCTGGTCGTATCCGTACTGAGGCAGCATCGTCATCGTCTGGGCGAAGGGATTGCTTCGTTGAACGACGCCGTCGCGAACCCCCTGGAAAGACTGAAGGCTTATATGAGCCACTGGGAGTCTTGCATAGAAAAAAAGACGGAGCCATTCTGCATCGCTGCTCTGCTTGGTGCTGAGTTGCCGTCGCTGCCATCGGAGGTCGCGGCGGAGGTCAGGCTGCACTTCGTTGATCTGCACCGCTGGCTTCAGCAAACGTTAGAGGCTGGGGCAAAACAAAAGAGCATCCACCTCACACAGACTGCCTCCGACGAAGCAGAGTTCATGATGGCCACCGTACATGGCGCAATGATCTCTGCCCGTGCCTACCAATCCCCCAAAGTATTCGCGCAGATCGTAAACGCGACACTGCAACGGCTTTCCTGA
- a CDS encoding S41 family peptidase encodes MAPTTRRTLFSVTVFLATCGIAGSFISQKVSAQTAGDESTLRDSLKSFTSVYSVVEQNYAEKMDTDRTDKAIYDGAIPGMLHTLDPHSNFYDPKAYAQMREDQHGRYYGVGMTIQPQLIDGSMKILVLYPFEGTPSFKAGIKPGDMILSVDGKTTDGMDSTAVANMLKGPRGTHVLVTMMREGKDKPMQFDLVRDEIPRPSVDLAFLIRPNVGYMHVTNFQETTGREVGDALDKFQASAPLKGLVIDLRANPGGLLNQAVDMADKFLKKGQIVVSQHGRVAQDQVYTVSRGEQGAEYPVVVLVNRNTASAAEIVSGALQDHDRALIVGETTFGKGLVQTVFNVSQNTGLALTTFHYYTPSGRLIQRPYDNMSLYDYYYVRDASNPKSNANREVKLTDAGRTVYGGGGITPDDHIDQIKGNHFENTLLQHYAFFNFSKKYLSTHSVAKDFEVDDATLTDFKAFLKAKNVDYTEADFTANLSWIKDSIKSDLFTSQFGQMEGLKVRAEWDPQIQKALGFLPQAQALLDNPKGKAAATTTASR; translated from the coding sequence ATGGCTCCAACGACACGCCGCACTCTCTTTTCCGTCACCGTCTTCCTGGCTACCTGCGGGATTGCGGGCTCGTTTATCAGCCAGAAGGTTTCAGCGCAGACTGCGGGGGACGAGAGCACACTGCGCGACTCGCTGAAGAGCTTTACCAGCGTGTACTCCGTGGTGGAGCAGAACTACGCCGAGAAGATGGATACGGACCGTACCGATAAGGCGATCTACGACGGCGCGATCCCTGGGATGCTGCATACGCTGGACCCGCACTCGAATTTTTATGATCCAAAGGCTTATGCGCAGATGCGCGAGGATCAGCATGGACGCTACTACGGCGTGGGCATGACGATTCAGCCACAGTTGATCGACGGCTCCATGAAGATCCTGGTGCTGTATCCGTTTGAGGGGACGCCGTCGTTCAAGGCGGGGATCAAGCCGGGCGACATGATTCTTTCTGTCGACGGGAAGACGACGGACGGGATGGACTCGACCGCGGTGGCGAATATGTTGAAGGGACCGCGCGGCACGCATGTGCTGGTGACGATGATGCGCGAGGGTAAGGATAAGCCGATGCAGTTCGACCTGGTGCGGGATGAGATTCCGCGGCCTTCGGTCGATCTGGCGTTCCTGATCCGTCCGAACGTGGGCTACATGCACGTCACGAACTTCCAGGAGACGACCGGGCGTGAGGTTGGCGATGCGCTGGACAAGTTCCAGGCAAGCGCTCCGCTGAAGGGACTTGTGATCGACCTGCGGGCGAATCCGGGCGGGCTGCTGAACCAGGCTGTCGATATGGCGGACAAGTTTCTGAAGAAGGGGCAGATTGTCGTGTCACAGCACGGGCGCGTGGCGCAGGACCAGGTTTATACGGTCTCGCGCGGTGAGCAGGGAGCTGAGTATCCGGTCGTGGTGCTGGTGAATCGGAATACGGCTTCTGCGGCTGAGATCGTTTCGGGCGCGCTGCAGGATCATGACCGTGCGTTGATTGTGGGCGAGACGACGTTCGGCAAGGGACTGGTGCAGACGGTGTTCAACGTGAGCCAGAACACCGGGCTGGCGCTGACGACCTTCCACTACTACACGCCGTCAGGACGTCTGATTCAGAGGCCGTACGACAACATGAGCTTGTACGACTACTACTATGTGCGCGATGCTTCGAACCCGAAGAGCAATGCCAACCGCGAGGTGAAGCTGACCGACGCCGGACGTACGGTTTACGGCGGCGGCGGGATTACGCCCGACGATCACATCGACCAGATCAAGGGCAATCACTTTGAGAACACCCTGCTGCAGCACTATGCGTTCTTCAACTTCTCCAAGAAGTACCTTTCGACGCACTCGGTCGCAAAGGACTTTGAGGTGGATGACGCGACGCTGACGGATTTCAAGGCGTTCCTGAAGGCTAAGAATGTGGACTACACGGAAGCGGACTTTACGGCGAACCTTTCATGGATCAAGGACTCGATCAAAAGCGACCTGTTTACGTCACAGTTTGGGCAGATGGAAGGCCTGAAGGTGAGGGCGGAGTGGGACCCGCAGATCCAGAAGGCGCTGGGGTTCCTGCCGCAGGCGCAGGCACTGCTCGATAACCCGAAGGGCAAGGCGGCTGCTACGACGACTGCCAGCCGGTAG
- a CDS encoding TonB-dependent receptor produces the protein MKRSLASAATVCFLALSIAPLSAQFETASVLGYVHDSSGAALAGANVTLVNVATKVTVTVKTDAQGAYQFTDVKIGQYEVDADAQGFSNGATAPFAVQVNARQRVDVSLKIGSAADAVTVTDSAALLETESNERGQVIGTREVENLPLNGRAYADLAALVPGVRRNLLENSSDSSRDATFNVNGQRSEFNNFLLDGLDNNAYGTSNQGFSNQSIPPSPDAISEFKVQTDNYSAEYGRSAGAVINVSIRSGSNAFHGKAYDYIRNTVFNAIGPFTPPTNPLTSAAQKPILIRNQFGATLGGPLRKDKLFFFGDYEGTRQITHNINQATVPTANQNGTSALAVSNGGYTFLSAVNGADAGNPVSIRNPLTGQVYANGVIPFSDPSISPFAKGILGALPNANVAGSPVANNYASLPAGTLDDNKGDARVDGVFGAKTTAFVRYSQHQGNILSPPVIQGAAGGNSNGFVKIFNQQIAGGVTHTFTQNSILDARFAFTRTDGGKSPYGGNLPSLETGIPGLPTNPLTVRSLNVQSVANYSQFGNLGSNPQFQNPYVFDPKINYTWIHGRSTYKAGYEYQSIFTTINDFNPSFGQDTYNGNFSYNGASASALSASDTGTKEAASLSDFIFGARDTYQLNNFVIVNLNQRMHYLYLQDDIRVSSKLTINAGLRYELVTPQWESNNLLANFDPGTNSLIKATSGSIYNRALVNMPKLDFAPRFGLAYSVDNKTVIRAGYGLGYAQFNREGGENLLVYNLPAVVNTNIVQAPINANPGVTGSQARLAVCNATQVTAVYDPTNPTPCFRTSTQGYPTNLANPANVTAASNLNTQARYLPKNLPTGYVQSYHLTVQRQLGPSTSLEVAYVGEHGVKLQVLADYNQAPSNPVTATCNASGLPGSTGGCLTVAQRRPVQSFTTIEETLPQGFLSYNALQTKFEHRTGHGLYVLNSFTWSRALDNASGHLDTNSGDNSRINLANSLGERGVSGYNQPLSETLSIVYDLPYGKGRSFGANAPFAMQELLGGWQLTLINDINSGLPINVIYSPNSAQQVSTILNVRPNQNGPALLPKSQRTKTAGNQGLNVFNLASFSLPTVNQTYGNEGRNSVRLDPFYQTDLGLHKQFAVYRDRVNFDFRAEAFNVFNKVNYATPSSTTYSPGSTSFGVLTSAGTFPARILQFAGKVIF, from the coding sequence GTGAAACGCTCTCTCGCCTCAGCAGCTACTGTCTGCTTCCTTGCGCTTAGCATCGCGCCGCTCTCCGCGCAGTTTGAAACGGCGTCCGTTCTTGGTTATGTTCATGACTCTTCCGGTGCCGCGCTTGCCGGTGCCAATGTCACGCTGGTCAATGTCGCGACCAAGGTGACCGTCACGGTGAAGACTGACGCCCAGGGCGCTTACCAGTTCACGGACGTGAAGATCGGCCAGTATGAAGTCGACGCCGACGCGCAGGGCTTCAGCAACGGAGCGACGGCCCCCTTCGCGGTCCAGGTCAACGCACGCCAGCGCGTGGACGTCTCGCTCAAGATTGGATCTGCGGCCGACGCCGTGACCGTGACCGACTCCGCGGCACTGCTTGAGACGGAATCGAACGAGCGGGGTCAGGTGATCGGCACGCGCGAGGTCGAGAACCTTCCGCTGAACGGCCGCGCCTATGCGGATCTTGCTGCGCTGGTCCCGGGTGTGCGCCGGAACCTGCTTGAGAACAGCAGCGACTCCAGCCGCGACGCAACCTTCAACGTCAACGGCCAGCGCTCCGAGTTCAACAACTTCCTCCTCGACGGTCTCGATAACAACGCCTATGGAACCTCGAACCAGGGCTTCTCGAACCAGTCCATTCCTCCGTCGCCGGATGCGATCTCCGAGTTCAAGGTTCAAACCGATAACTACTCCGCCGAGTACGGACGCTCCGCTGGCGCCGTCATCAACGTCTCCATCCGCTCCGGCTCCAACGCCTTCCACGGCAAGGCGTATGACTATATCCGCAACACGGTTTTCAATGCCATCGGACCCTTCACGCCGCCCACCAACCCGCTGACCAGCGCGGCGCAGAAGCCGATTCTCATCCGCAACCAGTTCGGTGCAACGCTTGGCGGACCGCTCCGCAAAGACAAGCTCTTCTTCTTCGGAGACTATGAAGGCACCCGTCAGATCACGCACAACATCAACCAGGCCACCGTGCCCACCGCCAACCAGAACGGTACCAGCGCACTTGCGGTCAGCAACGGCGGATATACCTTCCTCAGTGCCGTCAACGGTGCCGATGCGGGGAACCCCGTCTCTATTCGCAACCCGCTCACCGGTCAGGTTTACGCCAACGGCGTCATCCCCTTCTCCGACCCCAGCATCTCCCCATTTGCCAAAGGCATCCTTGGCGCTTTGCCCAACGCAAACGTCGCCGGTTCACCGGTCGCTAACAACTACGCCTCGCTCCCTGCCGGCACCCTCGACGACAACAAGGGCGACGCCCGTGTCGACGGCGTCTTCGGCGCGAAGACCACCGCGTTTGTTCGCTACTCACAACACCAGGGCAATATCCTCTCGCCGCCCGTGATCCAAGGAGCGGCCGGTGGTAACAGTAACGGCTTCGTCAAGATCTTCAATCAGCAGATTGCCGGTGGCGTCACCCACACCTTCACGCAGAACTCCATCCTGGATGCACGCTTTGCGTTCACCCGCACGGACGGTGGCAAGAGCCCATACGGAGGCAACCTGCCGTCGCTGGAAACCGGTATCCCCGGGCTGCCGACGAACCCTCTGACCGTTCGCAGCCTGAACGTTCAGTCGGTCGCCAACTACTCGCAGTTCGGCAACCTGGGTTCGAACCCGCAGTTCCAGAACCCCTACGTGTTCGATCCGAAGATCAACTACACGTGGATTCACGGTCGCAGCACGTATAAGGCTGGTTATGAGTACCAGTCCATCTTTACGACGATCAATGACTTCAACCCGTCGTTTGGTCAGGACACCTACAACGGCAACTTCAGCTACAACGGCGCCTCCGCCTCCGCTCTCTCTGCCAGCGATACAGGCACCAAGGAAGCGGCGTCACTCTCTGACTTCATCTTCGGTGCACGCGATACCTATCAGCTCAACAACTTCGTCATCGTCAACCTCAACCAGCGCATGCACTACCTGTATCTACAGGATGACATTCGCGTCTCGTCCAAGCTGACCATCAATGCCGGTCTGCGGTATGAGCTTGTGACGCCGCAGTGGGAGTCCAATAACCTGCTTGCCAACTTTGATCCTGGCACGAACTCTCTGATCAAGGCGACCTCCGGTTCCATCTATAACCGCGCCCTAGTGAACATGCCCAAGCTGGACTTTGCCCCGCGCTTTGGCCTGGCTTACTCGGTGGACAATAAGACCGTCATCCGCGCCGGCTACGGTCTGGGCTACGCGCAGTTCAACCGTGAAGGCGGCGAGAACCTTCTGGTCTATAACCTCCCAGCCGTGGTCAATACCAACATCGTCCAGGCACCCATCAACGCCAACCCCGGCGTTACCGGTTCGCAGGCAAGGCTCGCCGTCTGCAACGCCACGCAGGTCACCGCTGTGTACGATCCCACGAACCCTACGCCGTGCTTCCGCACCTCCACCCAAGGCTATCCCACCAACTTGGCGAACCCGGCGAATGTGACTGCGGCTTCGAACCTCAATACTCAGGCTCGCTATCTGCCGAAGAATCTGCCCACCGGTTACGTGCAGAGCTACCATCTCACGGTGCAACGTCAGCTTGGTCCTTCCACTTCGCTTGAGGTCGCATACGTTGGTGAGCATGGTGTGAAGCTGCAGGTTCTGGCTGATTACAACCAGGCTCCGAGCAATCCCGTTACTGCAACCTGCAATGCCTCAGGTCTTCCGGGCTCCACGGGTGGCTGCCTTACGGTCGCCCAACGCCGGCCCGTGCAGAGCTTCACGACGATTGAAGAGACCCTGCCTCAGGGCTTCCTTTCGTACAACGCCCTGCAGACCAAGTTCGAGCATCGCACCGGTCACGGCCTGTACGTCCTGAATAGCTTCACTTGGTCGCGTGCGCTCGATAATGCGAGCGGTCACCTCGACACTAACTCCGGCGATAACTCCCGCATCAACCTGGCCAACTCGCTCGGTGAGCGCGGTGTCTCCGGCTACAACCAGCCACTCAGTGAGACCCTCTCCATCGTCTACGACCTGCCTTATGGCAAGGGACGCAGCTTTGGTGCCAATGCGCCGTTCGCTATGCAGGAACTCCTCGGCGGCTGGCAATTGACCCTCATCAACGACATCAACAGCGGTCTGCCCATCAACGTCATCTACTCTCCGAACAGCGCCCAGCAGGTGTCTACCATTCTGAATGTCCGGCCTAACCAGAACGGACCGGCGCTGCTGCCGAAGTCGCAACGCACGAAGACGGCCGGGAACCAGGGCTTGAACGTCTTCAACCTTGCCTCCTTCTCATTGCCCACCGTCAACCAGACCTATGGCAACGAGGGCCGAAACTCGGTTCGTCTGGACCCCTTCTATCAGACGGATCTTGGCCTTCACAAACAGTTCGCTGTGTATCGTGATCGTGTGAACTTTGACTTCCGGGCAGAGGCCTTCAACGTCTTCAACAAGGTCAACTACGCAACACCCTCAAGCACGACCTACAGCCCCGGCTCCACCTCCTTCGGCGTTCTTACCTCCGCCGGCACCTTCCCCGCGCGTATCCTTCAGTTCGCAGGCAAGGTGATCTTCTAA
- a CDS encoding phosphatidylinositol-specific phospholipase C1-like protein → MRLPLILLLATTAAAQAPLKLNQIQVIGTHNSYHAGIAPNESKIWQAKYADAYKGLDYQHKPLPDQFDAGVRQIELDVYADTKGGLYAHPSGPTMTAAAHLPADPEFDPNGIMAKPGFKVMHVQDVDYRSTCQPFTACLEQVRQWSHAHPRHVPIFILVETKQGKPRGELKLTEPETFTSATFDALDAEIRSVFPASELITPDDVRGKHKTLNEAVLAGGWPALASARGKVVFLMDQHPVTPVYLEGHPSLRGRVIFTNSDPGQPDAAFLERNEGPASEIEALVKQGYLIRARTDADTKQARTNDTALRDAMMSSGAQLLSTDYPANEPARWPGNFSVALPNHAVARCNPINAPKDCESSLEADPKN, encoded by the coding sequence ATGCGTCTGCCTCTGATCCTCCTCCTTGCAACCACCGCCGCCGCTCAGGCACCGCTGAAGCTCAATCAGATCCAGGTGATCGGCACGCATAACAGCTACCACGCCGGTATCGCCCCCAACGAGAGCAAGATCTGGCAGGCCAAGTACGCTGATGCGTACAAGGGTCTCGACTATCAGCACAAGCCACTGCCTGACCAGTTCGACGCGGGCGTACGCCAGATCGAACTCGACGTGTATGCGGATACCAAGGGCGGCCTTTATGCGCACCCGTCCGGCCCAACGATGACTGCCGCCGCTCACCTTCCGGCAGATCCGGAGTTCGACCCTAATGGCATCATGGCCAAGCCTGGCTTCAAGGTGATGCATGTCCAGGACGTCGACTACCGCAGCACCTGCCAGCCCTTTACCGCATGCCTGGAGCAGGTGCGTCAGTGGTCTCATGCTCACCCCAGGCACGTCCCCATCTTCATTCTGGTTGAAACCAAGCAGGGCAAGCCGCGCGGGGAACTGAAGCTCACTGAGCCCGAGACCTTTACCTCTGCGACCTTTGACGCGCTGGATGCTGAGATTCGTTCCGTGTTTCCGGCTTCGGAGCTCATCACTCCGGATGATGTCCGCGGGAAACACAAGACGCTCAACGAGGCCGTCCTTGCTGGTGGCTGGCCTGCGCTCGCCAGCGCACGGGGCAAGGTCGTCTTCCTGATGGATCAGCATCCGGTCACGCCCGTTTACCTGGAAGGTCATCCATCGCTGCGTGGACGTGTGATCTTCACCAACTCAGATCCCGGTCAGCCTGACGCTGCCTTCCTCGAACGCAATGAAGGTCCGGCTTCGGAGATCGAGGCGTTGGTGAAGCAGGGCTACCTCATCCGCGCGCGCACCGACGCCGACACGAAACAAGCCCGCACCAATGACACCGCACTGCGCGATGCCATGATGTCCAGCGGAGCGCAGCTTCTCAGCACTGACTATCCTGCCAATGAGCCCGCTCGCTGGCCTGGGAACTTCAGCGTCGCTCTGCCGAACCACGCTGTGGCTCGCTGCAACCCGATCAACGCTC